The following nucleotide sequence is from Candidatus Parvarchaeota archaeon.
AAGCTGTCTTATTTCTAAGTCTCTCAATTTCAGTGTCTTTATTCACTAAACTGATAGCAACTGCGCTGTTTTGTGTCACTTTCAAGTCAGTTATCTTTTGTTTTATCATATTCTCACCCTATGGCTATTCTTTTCCATATGCATTTTATCTACTCGCAAATGCCCCCTGAGTGCGTTCTGACAGAAAGCCCTGAATATAGCTTGGCCCAGGTTGCCGCCTCATTTTTCATTTTTTTAATGCCTGCAATCCTTTCACTGTCAATGCCTGCGCCGACACTTGAAAAACTCCCATCCTCAAGCAACTCTACTATTTTTAGGCACAGTTCATAGTATTTCTCCATTCTCTTGTATCCCCTGTGTGCCAGATGGTCGTGGTTGAGAAGAACCCAGATATTGCAGCTTTCGCCCCGTATCCTTGCTGCTGTTTCAAATTCCCCAAGCGCCCTTGTCAGCATGCCTGCAATCTGACTTTTTGAGTAATCACCATACGGCTGTGTCTTTATGCCAAGGCATTTCTTTGCTTTCTGGTGGATATTATGGCCCAAGGCAGAGTGGGTTTTTGATTCATTTTTGTAAACCTGCGCCATCTGTGTAAGCAAGCTTTTTTGGACAACAGGGTTCCTGTTGTGCTTGAGCGCTACTTTAAGCCACTTTACGCTTTTTCCAAAAGAGCCGCGCATCTCAAGGCTGTATGAAAGCTTCTTGCTTTCAAAAATTATCCTCTCTTCCCTGCAAAGGGTTTTATTGAAAAAATGGCTTGCCCTCCTTGTGTTTATCAGGCACGCTGCTGAGACATTTTTTATGGTGCCTGCTAGGTATTGGAAATTTTTTTGCTTCATGGCCTTCCCCCTGAATTTGTGACAAAATAGCTCAATTTGTGTATTTAAATCTTTGTTCCATGCCGCAATATGGCACCTTGCAACCCAGGTCTTGTGGAGTGCCATTTTCTTATTAGCCGCCAAAACCTTGCAAGCATTTTTCTCTTTGCCAATTTCAGGTATTATAAACATTTCCGGAAAAATTAGGTCATGGGAGAGACTGCCCGCAATTCAAAAGTTCATGGCCCAAGCCTGCCTTCAAGTTTATTTTCCAGGCTTACGGCAAAGTTTGCATATAGCTGCGCCCTGGCCGTGCTCTCTCTTTTGGTCGTAGCCTTGGGCTGGAAAGACCAGTACCTGGTTTTTGCCCTTCTTCTGGCAATTGGCGCAGGTTTTATTTATGTTGGAAAGAGCAGGAATGAAACCATCCTGTTTGCGCTTTATGGCCTTTGGGGGGCATCGGCAGAGGCAATTGCAATCTGGCTTGGCGGCTGGAACTATTCAAACCCGTTATTTTTTGGCATTCCGCTATGGCTCCCCATTCTTTGGGGAATTGCAGCATGTTTTGTCCTTAGGGTAAAAGAGCAGCTTGACGCACTGCTTGAAACGTAAAGCCCAGGGGTTGCGTTATTCCGTCCGTATCAAAGAAGGGAAATCTTTTTGCCATCCTTTTGCAGCGTGACGTCATGGCCTGCAACAACCTCGCCTATCTGGCCTGCCTCAATGCCGTGCTTTTTTGCAATCTCAATAATTCTTGAAAGTTCGGATTGGGGACAGGCGACAACCATTCCAACTCCCATGTTAAATGTCCTGTGCATTTCGTAATCAGACTGGACTGTTTTTGCAATCTCCTCAAACTCTGCCTGCGGCTTTGGCATGTTGTCAAGTAAAAATCCCACGCCTGCATGTTTGCCTATCCTTGAAAGCTTTGAGAAAGCCCCTCCAGTTATGTGCGCAATGCCGTGCACCTGGCCGAACTTGAGCATCTCAAGTGCAGCCTCGCTGTAGATTTTTGTTGGGGCAAGCATTGTTTTACCCCACTTTCCCTCATCAAGAACCCTTCTTGCAAGCGTAAAGCCATTTGAGTGCAGCCCGCTTGAGCGCAATCCTACAAGCGCATCCCCGACTTTCATGTCCTTGCCTGTCAATTCCCTTTCAATTATCCCAACGCAGGTGACTGCAAGGTCAAAAGGCCTTTCCCCGCCTTTGATTATGTCTGGCATTATGGCAGTCTCTCCGCCGATTAGCGCCACTTTGGACTGCCTGCAACCCTCAACTAGCCCCTTTACAACTTCCAAAATAAGCTCCTCATCAGCCTTGGCTAGCGCCAGATAGTCTGTGGCAACAATGGGCCTTGAGCCAATGCAGACAAGGTCATTGACATTCATGGCAACAGCATCAATGCCCACGGTGTCATAAATACCGCGGCTTTGGGCAACAAGAACCTTTGTCCCAACTCCGTCTGTATGCATTGTAAAAGTAGCACCAGCACCTTGACCAAAACCGCTTGCCGTTTTTCCAGGTGCCATACTAGTTGTGCCGGCTCTATTTTCAATAACCCCGGTCTTTCCAGGATACCTAAATAAGCCTGCGTAATGCCCGGCTAGAGGAATGGAATACTCATTTGATGTTGTTAAAATAAGCTTATTTACCTGGTCCTGGATGCCTTTTACTTTTTTTACATCAACGCCGGCAGACGAATAGGAAATCCCGCCTTCAGCACCACTTTTGGCACTTGGCGCACTCTTTTTTGCCATGCCAGTATTTGGCACGCCTTGATTTTAAAATGTGCACCATCATGCGGCTTTCTTCAGCTTGACTGCATGAGAATTTATGTCCGCATATATCATGTTTTTCAGGATTGCAAGTTCCTTAATAAATACGCGTGACATCTTGCTTCTTGCAGTCTCATTGATTTTGTCTATCATGCGTATTGCCGCTTTTCCATTTTCTGCCATCAGGTCATGAAGTCCATTGTCCCTGTACCTTACGTGCGACTCCTTTATGCATCTTATTGTGCCTCTGTTATCTTTGGCATCAAAGTAGTTTTCGTAGGCTTTTTGCATCAGTTGTGCCCCTCTCTGCCCGTATGCAAGCAAGGCAGCTTCCTCGTAAAACATGGCAATTTTTGTGTGCAGAGCCATTCTTCCCGCCTTATGCTTGAAATTTATGAGCTTTGCCTCAAACTCCTTTGCGCGCCTCTCAATTGCCTCCGACCACTGCCAATCATCCATCTCGTATTTTTTCATTGCCCTGTTGATTCTTATGTTTGTAAAAGCCACCACCATTCGCCTTCTAATTTTATTTACAACACCAAGCGTTGTGAGTTTTTGAAATGGTGCCGTTCCTGCTATCTTCTGCCCAAGGTTGCTTGTCGCAATTTTTTCAGCAATTGTCGTCTTGAATATATTATTCATTCCCCCACCTCAAACAAGCCAGATAAATCACTCTGGCCATTGAAATTCCATCTTATACTCTATTTCTACCACTTTATATTTATTAACTTTTGCTTCTTGCCAAAATCAAGCCTGACCAACTGCCGTCTCATCAACAATCCCGTCCCCACCTGGCCTTTCGATTCGCCCGCTGGAATCGTCAAATAAGATCTTTTTTGGCACTGCCGCAAGCAGCCTTTTGCGCTGCGCCTCCATCTGTTTCCTGTGCTCTTCCTCTATTTTCTTAAGTGCTGCCTTCGCCCTAAGCTTTAGGCCCTTTTTCATCCCATCGCTTCTTGCCGCAAGTACAACTGCAGCCTTATATTGCTCCTTTTGCTCGCCATTCAGGCGCTTTAGAAGCTTTTCATCAGTTATTTTTACGCCAAATCTCTCAACAATCTCAAAGGCCATCTTGTAAAGCCTCTTGTCAACTATGTCAAGCATGTGTATGAGCCGCTCGTTTGAGAAAATCCTTCGTTTTAGCAAGTCAGTCCTCCACTCTTTGTAGCTTTCCGCTGCCTTTATCATGTTTTCAACAACTGCCTTAAGCCTTGTTTTTGTGACCTTTACCCTATACCTGTCTACCATGTTCAGCGAATCTATTATGTACTCCTCAGCCTTTGCATTCAAAGATGCGAATTCCTCGTTTGTAAGGCCAGAGCCTGGCTTTGCGCAAAGCTGCACATACCTTTCCGCAAACTCAAGCTTGTGGTTAATCATCTGGGGGAATCTCTCCTTCATGCTAGATTCAAAAATCAGATGTTGTGCCTGGTCATCAAACTCAAGTGCACGCTGCACCTGGCCTGCAATAAGCGCTTCTCTTGCAGCAGAAGTGTATAGCTGTGATGCCTTAACTCCAGAAAGCAGGTCTGCGGCACTGGAAAATAGCAGCTTTGCATACTTGTGATTACCACGTTGCGCCAATGCCTGTGCATGTGTTTCATACAGGTGCGCTGTCTCCTCTTCG
It contains:
- the purM gene encoding phosphoribosylformylglycinamidine cyclo-ligase; protein product: MAKKSAPSAKSGAEGGISYSSAGVDVKKVKGIQDQVNKLILTTSNEYSIPLAGHYAGLFRYPGKTGVIENRAGTTSMAPGKTASGFGQGAGATFTMHTDGVGTKVLVAQSRGIYDTVGIDAVAMNVNDLVCIGSRPIVATDYLALAKADEELILEVVKGLVEGCRQSKVALIGGETAIMPDIIKGGERPFDLAVTCVGIIERELTGKDMKVGDALVGLRSSGLHSNGFTLARRVLDEGKWGKTMLAPTKIYSEAALEMLKFGQVHGIAHITGGAFSKLSRIGKHAGVGFLLDNMPKPQAEFEEIAKTVQSDYEMHRTFNMGVGMVVACPQSELSRIIEIAKKHGIEAGQIGEVVAGHDVTLQKDGKKISLL